One region of Agrobacterium tumefaciens genomic DNA includes:
- a CDS encoding ABC transporter ATP-binding protein yields the protein MIDVENLRIKFGDREVVKGVSFSVEKGGSFGIVGESGSGKSTILRAMAGLNESWEGRIAFAGKDAPLKRTPEFFRQVQMVFQDPYGSLHPRQTIDRILSELPLVHGMDNIEKRIQQALSDVALPQSVRFRYPHQLSGGQRQRVAIARALIADPQVLLLDEPTSALDVSVQAEILNLLQDLRAARNLTYILVSHNLAVIAHLCPQVGVMLNGEMVEQLNAGDLREGRTKHPHTEELRSLSIRLEEPA from the coding sequence ATGATCGACGTCGAAAATCTCCGTATCAAGTTCGGCGACCGTGAAGTGGTGAAGGGCGTGTCCTTTTCGGTGGAAAAGGGCGGCAGCTTCGGCATCGTTGGCGAAAGCGGCTCGGGCAAGTCCACCATCCTGCGCGCCATGGCCGGCCTTAATGAAAGCTGGGAAGGCCGCATCGCCTTTGCCGGCAAGGATGCGCCGCTGAAGCGCACGCCGGAATTCTTCCGGCAGGTGCAGATGGTGTTTCAGGACCCCTATGGTTCGCTGCATCCGCGCCAGACCATCGACCGCATTCTCAGCGAATTGCCGTTGGTGCACGGCATGGACAATATCGAAAAACGCATCCAGCAGGCGCTATCGGATGTGGCCCTGCCGCAGTCGGTGCGCTTCCGTTACCCGCACCAGCTCTCCGGCGGTCAGCGTCAGCGCGTGGCGATTGCGCGTGCTTTGATTGCCGATCCGCAGGTTCTGCTGCTCGATGAGCCGACTTCGGCGCTCGATGTTTCAGTGCAGGCGGAAATCCTGAACCTGTTGCAGGATCTGCGGGCGGCGCGCAACCTCACCTATATCCTCGTCAGCCACAATCTGGCTGTTATCGCGCATCTGTGCCCACAGGTGGGCGTGATGCTGAATGGTGAAATGGTCGAGCAGCTGAATGCAGGCGATCTACGCGAAGGCCGCACGAAACACCCGCATACAGAAGAGTTGCGCAGCCTGAGTATCCGGTTGGAAGAGCCGGCTTGA
- a CDS encoding ABC transporter ATP-binding protein, whose product MLVEIENLKIAFQTRTSRFEAVRGVSMKLGTEKLGIVGESGSGKSLTARALMKLLPSNADIRADKLSFDGIDVLSASEKQMRQIRGKRAGFILQDPKYSLNPVKTMGAQIAEAWRAHKGGSKRAAMEAAIALLDQVKIRNPRQVASSYAHEVSGGMGQRVMIAMMLAPDPELLIADEPTSALDATVQAEILRLIEELVSERGMGLILISHDLPLVSHFCDRVAVMYSGRVMEELKASELLKAQHPYTQGLLNCIPSLTHPRERLPVLNRDAAWSSL is encoded by the coding sequence ATGCTGGTCGAAATCGAAAATCTGAAGATCGCGTTCCAGACCCGCACCAGCCGCTTCGAGGCGGTGCGCGGTGTTTCCATGAAGCTCGGAACAGAAAAGCTCGGCATCGTCGGTGAATCCGGTTCGGGCAAGAGCCTCACGGCGCGCGCGCTGATGAAGCTTCTGCCCTCCAATGCTGATATCAGGGCCGACAAGCTCTCCTTTGACGGTATCGACGTGCTTTCCGCCAGTGAAAAGCAGATGCGCCAGATCCGAGGAAAACGGGCAGGTTTCATCCTTCAGGATCCGAAATATTCGCTGAACCCGGTCAAGACCATGGGTGCACAGATCGCGGAAGCCTGGCGCGCCCACAAGGGCGGCAGCAAGCGTGCGGCCATGGAGGCGGCAATCGCTCTGCTCGATCAGGTGAAGATCCGCAATCCGCGCCAGGTCGCTTCGTCCTACGCTCACGAGGTTTCCGGCGGCATGGGCCAGCGTGTCATGATCGCCATGATGCTGGCGCCTGATCCAGAGCTTCTGATCGCCGACGAACCGACAAGCGCTCTCGATGCCACGGTGCAGGCGGAAATCCTGCGGCTGATCGAGGAGCTGGTATCGGAACGCGGCATGGGTCTCATCCTCATCAGCCACGACCTGCCGCTTGTCTCGCATTTCTGCGACCGCGTGGCTGTCATGTATTCCGGCCGGGTGATGGAGGAACTGAAAGCTTCCGAACTCCTGAAAGCACAGCATCCTTACACGCAGGGTCTCTTGAACTGCATTCCCTCGCTGACGCATCCGCGCGAGCGTCTTCCCGTTCTCAACCGTGATGCAGCGTGGTCCAGCCTATGA
- the nikC gene encoding nickel transporter permease — MMLATFRNWALDETPHSRRQAAWGNRYRIWLNLKSNPLAVVGLTIIIVFIALSLLAPFIAPYDPAAQNLGNRLAFPSAEHWFGTDELGRDILSRILYGGRVTLGMVIAVVVLVAPIGLAIGCIAGYFGGIVDTVLMRVTDVFLAFPRLILALAFVAALKPGVESAILAIALTAWPPYARLARAETMTVRGSDFVAAYRLTGASAWRIIARHIAPLCVPSLIVRITLDMSSIIITAASLGFLGMGAQPPSPEWGAMIATAKRFIFEQWWVATIPGIAIFLVSLAFNFLGDGLRDVLDPKGH; from the coding sequence ATGATGTTAGCAACTTTCAGAAACTGGGCTCTGGATGAGACGCCGCATTCCCGCAGGCAGGCTGCCTGGGGAAACCGGTACCGCATCTGGCTGAACCTCAAGTCCAATCCGCTGGCGGTGGTCGGTCTCACGATCATCATCGTCTTCATTGCGCTGTCGCTGCTGGCGCCGTTCATCGCGCCTTACGATCCGGCCGCGCAGAACCTCGGCAACCGCCTTGCCTTCCCGAGTGCCGAGCACTGGTTCGGCACGGATGAGCTGGGTCGCGACATTCTTTCCCGCATTCTTTATGGTGGTCGCGTCACGCTTGGCATGGTCATTGCCGTCGTCGTTCTCGTTGCGCCGATCGGTCTCGCCATCGGCTGCATCGCCGGTTATTTCGGCGGTATCGTCGATACGGTGTTGATGCGGGTGACCGATGTGTTCCTGGCCTTCCCGCGCCTCATCCTGGCGCTTGCCTTCGTCGCGGCGCTGAAGCCTGGCGTCGAAAGCGCCATTCTCGCCATTGCGCTCACCGCCTGGCCGCCCTATGCGCGTCTCGCTCGCGCCGAAACCATGACGGTTCGCGGCAGCGATTTCGTTGCGGCCTACCGGCTGACAGGCGCTTCCGCCTGGCGCATCATCGCCCGTCACATCGCGCCGCTCTGCGTGCCGAGCCTCATCGTGCGCATCACGCTCGACATGAGCTCGATCATCATCACCGCCGCAAGCCTCGGCTTCCTCGGCATGGGCGCGCAGCCGCCTTCGCCGGAGTGGGGTGCGATGATTGCGACGGCCAAGCGCTTCATCTTCGAACAATGGTGGGTCGCCACCATTCCGGGCATCGCCATCTTCCTCGTCTCGCTCGCCTTCAACTTCCTTGGCGATGGTCTGCGCGACGTGCTCGACCCGAAGGGACATTGA
- a CDS encoding ABC transporter permease, translating into MNKRVKSISSTLSSVILTLFGLMVITFLIGRVMPVDPVIAAVGDNAPEDVIVRVRAEMGLDQPLVVQFFHYVSQVLHGDFGNSILTRNPVWIDIKRVFPATFELATAALVLAALIGIPLGVWAAVKQGKLTDQIIRVVCLAGHSVPVFMLALISLLVFYATLGVAPGPGRQDIIYDGMISPVTGLMTVDTLLAGDWDAFYDAIAHMVQPVCILAYFSMAYITRMTRAFMIDALKGEYVITARAKGLSAMTVIWGHAFPTVAVQLVTVLALTYAGLLEGAVVTETVFSWPGLGQYLTVSLMNADMNPVVGATLLIGLIYVGLNLLADVLYRVMDPRVR; encoded by the coding sequence TTGAACAAGCGCGTCAAAAGCATATCGTCGACACTGAGCAGCGTCATTCTGACGCTGTTCGGGTTGATGGTCATCACCTTCCTGATCGGGCGCGTCATGCCTGTCGATCCTGTCATCGCGGCAGTCGGCGACAACGCGCCTGAAGACGTCATCGTGCGGGTTCGGGCCGAAATGGGCCTGGACCAGCCACTGGTCGTTCAGTTTTTCCACTATGTGTCGCAGGTGCTGCACGGTGATTTCGGCAATTCCATTCTGACCCGCAACCCGGTCTGGATCGATATAAAGCGCGTTTTCCCCGCCACCTTCGAGCTTGCTACGGCAGCACTCGTTCTCGCGGCGCTGATCGGCATTCCGCTCGGCGTATGGGCCGCCGTGAAGCAGGGTAAGTTGACGGACCAGATCATCCGCGTCGTCTGCCTTGCCGGCCATTCCGTGCCCGTCTTCATGCTGGCGCTGATTTCGCTGCTGGTATTTTACGCCACGCTTGGCGTCGCACCCGGACCGGGCAGGCAGGACATCATCTATGACGGCATGATCTCGCCGGTCACGGGCCTGATGACGGTCGATACGCTGCTTGCCGGCGACTGGGACGCGTTTTACGACGCCATCGCCCATATGGTGCAGCCCGTCTGCATCCTTGCCTATTTCAGCATGGCCTATATCACCCGCATGACACGCGCCTTCATGATCGATGCGCTGAAGGGCGAATATGTCATTACCGCCCGTGCCAAGGGGCTTTCGGCAATGACCGTCATCTGGGGGCACGCCTTCCCGACGGTTGCCGTACAGCTCGTCACGGTTCTCGCACTCACCTATGCCGGCCTTCTGGAAGGTGCCGTGGTGACGGAAACCGTCTTCAGCTGGCCGGGCCTTGGCCAATATCTCACCGTCTCGCTCATGAACGCGGACATGAACCCTGTCGTCGGAGCGACCCTGTTGATCGGCCTGATCTATGTCGGCCTCAACCTGCTCGCAGACGTACTTTACCGAGTAATGGATCCCCGCGTTCGATGA
- a CDS encoding ABC transporter substrate-binding protein has translation MISRRNLLIAGAAVPFLSYAHIPAFAATPKDILVVAQQLDNMTSLDPHEGFEAVGGEIMSNMYQKLVRANREDSTKVDPVIAKSWEADAESKVFTFVIGDDATFSSGAKVTAEDVAFSLQRAIKMNKSPAFIIGQFGFTPDNAETTIVAADEKTVKLTTAKPTAISFLLYCLSANIGAIVEKKAVLANASGEDLGNGWLQKNSAGSGDFMLQAWKPSESVALTVNPNGPYKGNIKRVILRHVTDPSSQLLMLQKGDIDIARDLTSEQLRTVQNDANIELQRKSIASLVLISLNQGNENLAKPQVWQAIKWALDYKGMQENIVPLTHKVHQSFEPEGFPGAVNDTPYQRDVEKAKALMAEAGLADGFEITMDHYSAQPYPDLAQAIQANLADIGIKVRLQSAENRQVLTKMRGREHQMALSAWGTDYFDPHSNADVFNINKDNGDDAKSKPFLWRSRFKNDDFAAKAEAARDEKDPAKRIELYEALQREHMENSPFVFMFQTTKTAAFRKGVSGFELGVLSEGNSYHDAKKA, from the coding sequence ATGATTTCAAGACGCAACCTGCTGATTGCCGGCGCTGCTGTACCGTTCCTGTCCTATGCGCACATTCCGGCATTTGCTGCGACACCCAAGGATATTCTGGTGGTCGCGCAGCAGCTGGACAACATGACGAGCCTTGATCCGCATGAGGGTTTCGAAGCCGTCGGCGGTGAAATCATGTCCAACATGTACCAGAAGCTGGTGCGGGCGAACCGTGAAGATTCCACCAAGGTCGATCCGGTCATCGCGAAGTCCTGGGAAGCCGATGCGGAAAGCAAGGTTTTCACCTTTGTGATCGGTGACGATGCGACCTTCTCGAGCGGTGCGAAAGTGACCGCGGAAGACGTGGCCTTTTCTCTGCAGCGCGCCATCAAGATGAACAAGAGCCCGGCCTTCATCATCGGCCAGTTCGGCTTCACGCCTGACAATGCCGAAACGACCATCGTTGCCGCCGACGAAAAGACGGTGAAGCTGACGACGGCAAAGCCGACCGCAATCTCGTTCCTGCTCTATTGCCTCTCCGCCAATATCGGCGCGATCGTTGAAAAGAAGGCCGTGCTGGCAAATGCCTCGGGCGAAGACCTCGGCAATGGCTGGCTGCAGAAAAACAGCGCCGGTTCCGGCGATTTCATGTTGCAGGCCTGGAAGCCGAGCGAGAGCGTAGCGCTCACCGTCAACCCGAATGGCCCCTACAAGGGTAACATCAAGCGCGTCATCCTGCGCCATGTCACCGATCCGTCTTCCCAGCTTCTGATGTTGCAGAAGGGCGATATCGACATTGCCCGCGACCTGACCTCGGAACAGCTGCGTACCGTCCAGAACGACGCCAACATCGAGTTGCAGCGCAAGAGCATCGCCTCGCTGGTGCTGATCTCGCTCAATCAGGGCAATGAGAACCTTGCCAAGCCACAGGTCTGGCAGGCCATCAAATGGGCGCTGGACTACAAGGGCATGCAGGAAAACATCGTGCCGCTGACGCACAAGGTTCACCAGAGCTTCGAGCCGGAAGGTTTCCCCGGCGCCGTTAACGACACGCCGTACCAGCGCGATGTCGAAAAGGCCAAGGCGCTGATGGCGGAAGCCGGTCTTGCCGACGGTTTCGAAATCACCATGGATCACTATTCCGCCCAGCCTTACCCGGATCTGGCGCAGGCTATCCAGGCAAATCTTGCCGATATCGGCATCAAGGTGCGTCTGCAATCTGCCGAGAACCGTCAGGTTCTGACCAAGATGCGTGGCCGCGAACACCAGATGGCGCTTTCCGCCTGGGGCACGGATTACTTCGATCCGCATTCCAATGCCGATGTCTTCAACATCAACAAGGACAATGGCGACGACGCCAAGTCCAAGCCCTTCCTGTGGCGTTCGCGCTTCAAGAACGACGACTTTGCCGCGAAGGCAGAAGCCGCCCGTGACGAGAAGGACCCGGCAAAGCGCATCGAGCTTTATGAAGCGTTGCAGCGCGAGCACATGGAAAACAGCCCCTTCGTCTTCATGTTCCAGACGACGAAGACGGCCGCGTTCCGCAAGGGCGTTTCCGGCTTTGAACTCGGCGTTCTCTCCGAGGGCAATTCCTACCACGATGCTAAGAAAGCGTAA
- a CDS encoding dipeptidase → MTDEKTVPVFDGHNDVLLRLWRSGNASPETLLIEGDTVGHIDLPRARKGGLAGGLCAIYVPSPSMEKDANGDFTTPAEADALKATLGMAALLFRAEKQSGGALKVCRTAAEIRSAMAEGAFASVFHIEGAEAIGADLDALHVLHEAGLRTLGPVWSRPNIFAYGVPFRFPSTPDIGPGLTDAGKRLVKTCNELKIMVDLSHMNEQGFWDIAKISDAPLVASHSNTYALCNHSRNLTDRQLDAIRDTGGLAGINFGVLFLRQDGVKNPATDLGELVRHVDYIVNRIGIDHVALGSDFDGTTIPAAMKDAADLQLLVTALRNGGYDDAALAKICHGNWVRVLEKTWGA, encoded by the coding sequence ATGACCGATGAAAAAACCGTACCCGTCTTCGACGGCCACAACGACGTGCTTCTGCGGTTATGGCGATCGGGCAATGCCTCTCCCGAAACGCTTCTCATCGAGGGTGATACGGTCGGCCACATCGACCTGCCGCGCGCCAGGAAGGGCGGGTTGGCCGGTGGCCTCTGCGCCATCTACGTCCCCTCGCCCAGCATGGAGAAGGACGCGAACGGCGACTTCACGACACCGGCTGAAGCGGACGCGCTGAAGGCGACGCTTGGCATGGCGGCCCTACTGTTCCGCGCCGAGAAACAATCAGGCGGTGCGCTGAAAGTCTGCCGCACGGCCGCCGAGATCCGCAGCGCGATGGCAGAGGGCGCCTTTGCCTCCGTCTTCCATATCGAGGGCGCAGAAGCGATCGGCGCCGATCTGGATGCGCTGCATGTTCTCCACGAGGCTGGCCTTCGCACGCTCGGCCCGGTCTGGAGCCGCCCGAACATCTTCGCCTACGGCGTTCCCTTCCGCTTCCCGTCGACACCGGATATCGGCCCCGGCCTCACCGATGCCGGAAAACGGCTGGTAAAGACCTGCAACGAACTGAAGATCATGGTCGACCTGTCGCACATGAACGAACAGGGTTTCTGGGACATCGCGAAGATTTCGGACGCACCGCTGGTGGCGTCCCATTCCAACACCTATGCGCTGTGCAACCACAGCCGCAACCTGACGGACCGCCAGCTGGACGCGATCCGCGACACAGGCGGTCTTGCCGGCATCAATTTCGGCGTTCTGTTCCTGCGCCAGGACGGCGTGAAGAACCCGGCTACCGATCTTGGCGAACTGGTCCGCCATGTCGACTATATCGTCAACCGCATCGGCATCGATCACGTCGCACTCGGCTCGGATTTCGACGGCACCACCATTCCAGCAGCCATGAAGGATGCGGCCGATCTGCAATTGCTGGTCACAGCCCTACGCAACGGCGGTTATGACGACGCCGCACTCGCCAAGATCTGCCATGGCAACTGGGTACGCGTGCTGGAGAAAACGTGGGGCGCGTAA
- the mprF gene encoding bifunctional lysylphosphatidylglycerol flippase/synthetase MprF has translation MADKSEIIQTDITESPVESFFARNRPYLTAIAITLIFVMMTFAIYRLTSEVRYDDVIAALLDTSLPAILLAMVFTALSFLSLIFYDANAIEYVGKKVRFPSMAATAFAAYAIGNTAGFGPLSGGAIRFRAYSRLGLSPGDIARVIAFVTLSFGLGLLSVSALSTFIVAPRIAAIIGLDPTVLRGGALAVIAVLVTTAYVGRNGKAIRLGKWRLRLPDSRTSSRQFLVSAFDIAASASVLYVLLPETHLGWPTFFAIYATAVGLGVLSHVPAGLGVFETVMVAGLGNAISVDQLLGSLVLYRVIYHVLPLVVAILVMIVSEMKQFAAKPVVSDISQLAVRLAPPLLSTFAIILGTMLIFSSVTPTPGSNLDFLSNFVPLPIIEAAHFLTSILGLGLVVASRGLGQRLDGAWWIALVAASLALILSLVKAIAVFEAIFLGIFIAALALNMRSFNRHASLVKQALGPSWLAAMAVIIAGAATILLFVYRDTDYSHTLWWEFEFSEEAPRGLRALLGLVLASSTIAIFSLMRPVTFKPDSIQPEDVERATDIVMQQDSADANLVRMGDKHVMFSESGSAFIMYGIQGRSWIAFADPVGNEEDFPDLVWQFVESARSAGARAAFYQISPFLLSHCADAGLRAFKLGELALVDLTAFELKGGKLATLRQSLSRGARDGLTFEVVEQSHVADILDDLKQVSDGWLTHHNTREKRFSLGAFEPNYILSQPVAVLRKDGKITAFANLMVTDTKKEATVDLMRFSPDAPRGSMDFLFVSIMQHLREAGYESFNLGMAPMSGMSKRDAAPVWDRIGSTLFEHGERFYNFKGLRAFKTKFHPKWEPRYLAVQNGADAALALMDATVLISGGVRGVIGK, from the coding sequence ATGGCAGACAAGAGCGAAATTATACAGACCGATATTACCGAATCCCCGGTTGAAAGCTTCTTTGCCAGAAACCGGCCCTATCTGACGGCCATCGCCATTACGCTCATCTTCGTGATGATGACGTTTGCGATTTACCGCCTCACATCCGAAGTGCGGTACGATGATGTGATCGCAGCCCTTCTGGACACTTCGCTTCCGGCCATTCTTCTTGCAATGGTCTTTACGGCGCTGAGCTTCCTGTCGCTGATTTTCTATGACGCCAACGCGATCGAATATGTCGGAAAAAAGGTGCGCTTCCCGTCCATGGCGGCCACCGCTTTTGCCGCTTACGCCATCGGCAACACTGCTGGATTTGGCCCCTTGAGCGGCGGCGCCATACGCTTTCGCGCCTATTCCAGGCTGGGACTTTCGCCGGGTGACATCGCCCGTGTCATCGCCTTCGTCACGCTGTCCTTCGGGCTGGGGCTTTTGTCGGTCAGCGCCCTTTCGACCTTCATCGTCGCACCACGCATCGCCGCCATCATCGGTCTCGACCCGACTGTTCTAAGGGGCGGAGCGCTCGCCGTCATTGCCGTTCTCGTTACCACCGCCTACGTCGGCCGCAACGGCAAGGCGATCCGGCTTGGCAAATGGCGACTGCGCCTTCCCGACAGCCGCACCTCCTCGCGCCAGTTCCTCGTCTCCGCCTTTGATATCGCCGCCTCCGCCTCCGTGCTTTACGTGCTCCTGCCCGAGACACATCTCGGCTGGCCGACATTCTTCGCGATCTATGCCACCGCCGTTGGCCTTGGCGTTCTCAGCCATGTTCCCGCCGGTCTCGGTGTGTTCGAAACGGTCATGGTAGCCGGGCTCGGCAACGCGATCAGCGTCGATCAGCTGCTCGGAAGCCTCGTTCTTTATCGCGTCATCTATCACGTCCTGCCGCTGGTTGTTGCCATTCTGGTGATGATCGTTTCCGAAATGAAGCAGTTCGCGGCCAAGCCGGTGGTCTCCGATATCAGCCAGCTTGCCGTGCGGCTGGCGCCACCGCTGCTCTCCACCTTCGCGATTATTCTCGGCACCATGCTGATCTTTTCGAGCGTGACTCCGACGCCCGGCAGCAATCTGGATTTCCTGTCGAATTTCGTGCCACTGCCGATCATCGAGGCGGCGCACTTTCTGACGAGCATTCTCGGCCTTGGCCTCGTTGTCGCCTCCCGCGGCCTCGGGCAGCGGCTGGATGGGGCGTGGTGGATTGCCCTTGTCGCCGCATCGCTGGCGCTCATCCTGTCGCTGGTGAAGGCGATCGCCGTTTTCGAGGCAATCTTCCTCGGCATCTTCATCGCGGCGCTCGCCCTCAATATGCGCAGCTTCAACCGTCATGCCTCGCTGGTCAAACAGGCGCTGGGACCGAGCTGGCTCGCCGCTATGGCCGTCATCATCGCCGGCGCGGCAACGATCCTTCTGTTCGTCTACCGCGACACCGATTACAGCCACACATTGTGGTGGGAATTCGAGTTCTCCGAAGAAGCCCCGCGCGGTCTGCGCGCCCTTCTCGGCCTGGTGCTCGCTTCCTCCACCATTGCAATTTTCAGCCTGATGCGGCCGGTCACTTTCAAGCCGGATTCCATCCAGCCGGAAGACGTTGAACGTGCAACCGACATCGTCATGCAGCAGGATTCGGCCGATGCCAATCTGGTGCGCATGGGCGACAAGCATGTGATGTTCTCGGAAAGCGGCAGCGCCTTCATCATGTACGGCATTCAGGGCCGATCATGGATAGCCTTCGCCGACCCCGTCGGTAACGAGGAGGATTTTCCCGATCTGGTCTGGCAATTCGTGGAATCCGCCCGTTCGGCGGGTGCGCGCGCCGCCTTCTACCAGATTTCGCCCTTCCTCCTGTCCCATTGCGCCGATGCGGGCCTGCGTGCCTTCAAGCTTGGCGAACTGGCGCTGGTCGATCTTACCGCATTCGAATTGAAGGGCGGCAAGCTCGCGACCCTTCGCCAGTCACTGAGCCGCGGCGCCCGCGACGGGCTGACCTTCGAAGTTGTCGAGCAATCGCATGTTGCCGATATTCTGGATGATCTCAAGCAGGTCTCGGATGGCTGGCTCACCCACCACAATACAAGGGAAAAGCGATTTTCTCTTGGTGCGTTCGAGCCCAACTACATTCTCTCCCAGCCCGTCGCCGTGCTGCGCAAGGATGGCAAGATCACCGCCTTCGCCAATCTGATGGTGACGGACACGAAAAAGGAAGCCACCGTCGATCTCATGCGCTTTTCACCGGATGCACCGCGCGGCTCGATGGATTTCCTCTTCGTCAGCATCATGCAGCACCTGCGCGAGGCGGGATATGAAAGCTTCAATCTCGGCATGGCACCCATGTCCGGCATGTCGAAGCGCGATGCGGCACCGGTCTGGGACCGCATTGGCAGCACGCTTTTCGAACATGGCGAACGTTTCTACAACTTTAAGGGCCTTCGTGCGTTCAAGACGAAGTTCCACCCGAAATGGGAACCGCGTTACCTCGCCGTACAGAATGGCGCAGACGCCGCTCTGGCGCTGATGGACGCGACGGTTCTGATCAGTGGCGGTGTCAGAGGAGTGATCGGAAAATGA
- a CDS encoding virulence factor: MLKAALAASALFLSPLFASSAAFSQDKPAYDTGMIPAEHIMVPDGEILASVFLISDADGWTGTDEERAKALVEKGAAVVGIDFKEYLKALEADDDECIYMISDIESLSEQIQRTAGTASYRQPILTGIGKGGTLALAMIAQSPVSTVQEAIAVDPKAGLPLEKILCTPATKDKVDGETVYGLTDGPLPAPVSVLFTPDADQKGRDHVNALVKLHPDIEVTDVTGKADEILSQTLSDKVDAAGDTSSPLGLPITVLETSPAMDTMAVIYSGDGGWRDLDEEVGGALQKQGIPVIGVDALRYFWKEKQPQEVANDLARIIDTYRKEWKVRNVVLIGYSFGADIIPATYNLLPERAKSHVVQLTLLGLSTEVDFEISVQGWLGVAGEGKGGKTIDDIVKIDPKLVQCVYGTEEEDEDPCPGLKAKGVETVGIEGGHHFDEDYEGLAKRIVTSLKTRLPK, translated from the coding sequence ATGCTGAAGGCAGCCCTTGCCGCTTCCGCCCTGTTCCTCTCCCCGTTGTTTGCTTCCAGTGCCGCCTTTTCGCAGGACAAGCCAGCCTATGACACCGGCATGATCCCCGCCGAGCACATCATGGTGCCTGATGGCGAAATTCTCGCCAGCGTCTTCCTGATTTCCGATGCGGACGGATGGACCGGCACCGACGAAGAACGCGCCAAAGCACTGGTGGAAAAGGGTGCCGCGGTGGTCGGCATCGATTTCAAGGAATATCTGAAGGCGCTCGAGGCCGATGATGACGAGTGTATCTATATGATCTCGGACATCGAGTCGCTGTCGGAGCAGATCCAGCGCACCGCCGGGACGGCCAGCTATCGCCAGCCTATCCTCACCGGCATCGGCAAGGGCGGAACGCTGGCGCTCGCCATGATCGCGCAAAGCCCGGTCTCCACCGTTCAGGAAGCCATCGCGGTCGACCCCAAGGCTGGCCTGCCGCTTGAGAAGATACTCTGCACCCCCGCCACCAAGGACAAGGTGGACGGTGAAACGGTTTATGGCCTGACCGATGGCCCGCTGCCAGCTCCTGTCAGCGTGCTGTTCACGCCCGATGCGGATCAGAAGGGCCGCGACCACGTTAACGCCCTGGTGAAGCTTCATCCCGATATCGAAGTGACTGATGTGACAGGCAAGGCGGATGAGATTTTGTCCCAGACCCTGTCCGACAAGGTCGATGCGGCGGGCGACACCAGCAGCCCGCTAGGCCTGCCGATCACGGTTCTCGAAACGAGCCCGGCGATGGACACCATGGCGGTGATCTATTCCGGTGACGGCGGCTGGCGCGATCTGGACGAGGAAGTCGGCGGCGCGCTGCAAAAGCAGGGGATACCTGTGATCGGCGTCGATGCCCTGCGTTACTTCTGGAAAGAAAAACAACCGCAGGAAGTGGCCAATGACCTTGCACGCATCATCGACACCTACCGCAAGGAATGGAAGGTTCGGAACGTCGTGCTGATCGGCTATTCCTTTGGCGCCGATATCATTCCCGCCACCTATAATCTCCTGCCCGAACGCGCGAAATCGCATGTCGTGCAGCTGACGCTGCTTGGACTTTCGACCGAAGTCGATTTCGAGATTTCCGTCCAGGGCTGGCTCGGCGTTGCCGGCGAAGGCAAGGGCGGCAAGACCATCGATGACATCGTCAAGATCGATCCGAAGCTGGTGCAATGCGTCTATGGCACGGAGGAAGAGGATGAAGACCCCTGCCCCGGCCTGAAGGCAAAGGGCGTGGAGACGGTCGGCATCGAAGGTGGCCACCATTTCGATGAGGACTATGAGGGGCTTGCCAAGCGCATCGTGACCTCCCTGAAAACCCGGCTACCGAAATAG